The following proteins are co-located in the Siansivirga zeaxanthinifaciens CC-SAMT-1 genome:
- the rny gene encoding ribonuclease Y — protein sequence MDSVIMIVGGVIIGLILGFIIAKILEKNNASKLVKEAKKSASLILKEANSEGESIKKDKILQAKEKFIELKAEHEKVILARDKKMAESEKRCRDKESQVSSELAKNKKLNESLEEKLKDYNHRLDVLEKKQEEIDKLHKNQVQQLEIISSLSAEEAKEQLIESLKGEAKNDAMAYIQSSMEEAKLTAEQDAKKIIINTIQRIGTEEAVDNCVSVFNIESDDVKGRIIGREGRNIRAIEAATGVEIIVDDTPEAIILSCFDSVRREIARLSLHKLVTDGRIHPARIEEVVNKTQKQIEQEIIEVGKRTVIDLGIHNLHPELIKMVGRMKYRSSYGQNLLQHSREVAKLCGVMAAELGLNPKLAKRAGLLHDIGKVPDAEADMETPHAILGMQWAEKYGEKDDVCNAIGAHHDEVEMKSLLAPIIQVCDAISGARPGARRQVLDSYIQRLKDLEDIAFGFPGVKKAYAIQAGRELRVIVESEKVDDQKAADLSFSISQKVQTDMTYPGQVKVTVIRETRAVNIAK from the coding sequence ATGGATTCAGTTATAATGATTGTAGGTGGCGTAATAATAGGCTTGATTTTAGGCTTTATTATAGCTAAAATTTTAGAGAAAAATAATGCTTCAAAACTCGTTAAAGAAGCTAAGAAAAGTGCTTCTTTAATACTTAAAGAGGCCAATAGTGAAGGTGAATCAATTAAAAAAGATAAAATACTTCAAGCAAAAGAAAAGTTTATCGAATTAAAAGCCGAACATGAAAAGGTTATTTTGGCTCGTGATAAAAAAATGGCAGAGTCTGAAAAGCGTTGCCGTGATAAAGAATCTCAAGTTTCCAGTGAATTAGCAAAAAACAAAAAGCTTAACGAATCGTTAGAAGAAAAGTTAAAAGATTATAACCACAGGTTAGATGTTTTAGAAAAGAAACAAGAGGAAATAGATAAACTTCACAAAAATCAAGTGCAGCAATTAGAAATAATTTCTAGTTTATCTGCCGAAGAAGCTAAAGAACAGTTAATAGAATCTTTAAAAGGCGAAGCTAAAAACGATGCCATGGCTTATATTCAAAGCTCTATGGAAGAGGCTAAATTAACTGCCGAACAAGATGCTAAAAAGATTATTATTAACACCATTCAGCGTATAGGAACCGAAGAAGCAGTAGATAACTGTGTATCTGTTTTCAACATCGAATCGGATGATGTTAAGGGACGCATTATAGGTCGTGAAGGACGAAATATTCGTGCTATTGAGGCTGCCACTGGAGTTGAAATTATTGTAGATGATACGCCTGAAGCTATTATTTTATCTTGTTTTGACTCTGTAAGAAGAGAGATTGCTCGTTTATCATTACATAAATTAGTAACCGATGGAAGGATACATCCTGCGCGTATTGAAGAAGTAGTTAATAAAACACAGAAACAAATCGAGCAAGAAATTATTGAAGTTGGTAAACGTACTGTTATCGATTTAGGAATTCATAATTTACATCCAGAGCTAATTAAAATGGTAGGAAGAATGAAATACCGTTCTTCTTACGGACAAAACCTGCTTCAGCACTCGCGTGAAGTTGCTAAGCTTTGTGGAGTAATGGCTGCCGAATTAGGATTAAACCCTAAGTTAGCAAAACGTGCCGGACTTTTACATGATATAGGAAAAGTGCCTGATGCAGAAGCAGACATGGAAACTCCACATGCTATTCTAGGTATGCAGTGGGCCGAAAAATATGGCGAGAAAGACGATGTTTGTAACGCCATTGGAGCGCATCACGATGAAGTTGAAATGAAATCGTTATTAGCGCCAATCATTCAAGTGTGTGATGCTATTTCGGGTGCCAGACCAGGTGCCAGACGTCAAGTTTTAGATAGTTATATTCAACGTCTTAAAGATTTAGAAGATATAGCTTTCGGTTTTCCAGGTGTAAAAAAAGCTTATGCAATTCAGGCGGGTAGAGAACTACGTGTAATTGTTGAAAGCGAAAAAGTAGACGATCAAAAAGCTGCCGATTTATCTTTTAGTATTTCTCAAAAAGTACAAACAGACATGACATATCCTGGTCAGGTTAAAGTTACAGTAATTAGAGAAACACGTGCTGTTAACATAGCCAAGTAG
- a CDS encoding M23 family metallopeptidase gives MRLSLIFVLIFTSLINGQNNYPQDYFTSPLEIPLILSGTFAELRSNHFHSGLDIKTQGRQGLKVLSVADGFISRIKIAHFGYGKALYITHPNGYTSVYGHLQSFSPEIEAYIKAQQYKAESFEIELFPTAETLPVTKGQHVAYSGNTGGSGGPHLHFEIRNKEEHPLNPMLFGIDIKDTTKPYVRSIYVYPLGENAGVNNSNKKQALRLIPLSNGDYTTENIEAFGKIGFGIETNDRLDMASNSNGVHNIETSINGTKNFEIDFKEFSFDETLFINQLIDYNHFNNTKRRIQKLFRVNNPLSLYKNPVNDGFLNIADSTSSVYKIHVSDFKKNVTTVLINIKGTKSASVKTDPKKTTPYLISANQKTTLKAENVTVNFAPDTFYEDFYIDFEVSNDTLKLHEDVIPTKKPFEINFDINPYKGEDRDKLFIAKLIGRKNYPVYCTTTKKDHNLSTSTKVLGTYTLATDTKSPTIYAPNFNDGQWISNYRYLTVKIADDLSGISSYRATINGQWILMEYDYKTKTLTYDFNDHNITDTKNILKLIVTDNVGNSSTFESVFYRK, from the coding sequence ATGCGATTATCCTTAATTTTTGTTTTAATTTTTACGAGCTTAATAAACGGTCAAAATAATTATCCCCAAGATTATTTTACTAGCCCATTAGAAATACCTTTAATACTATCGGGCACCTTTGCCGAGTTACGATCTAATCACTTTCATTCGGGATTAGATATTAAAACACAAGGACGCCAAGGTTTGAAAGTATTATCGGTTGCAGATGGTTTTATAAGCCGAATTAAAATAGCACATTTTGGCTACGGAAAAGCCCTTTACATTACACATCCTAATGGTTATACCTCTGTTTACGGTCATTTACAATCGTTTTCACCAGAAATTGAAGCCTATATAAAAGCCCAGCAATACAAAGCAGAGTCTTTTGAAATTGAATTATTCCCAACGGCCGAAACCCTACCTGTTACCAAAGGACAACATGTTGCTTACAGTGGAAATACAGGCGGCTCTGGTGGTCCGCACTTACATTTTGAAATTCGAAATAAAGAAGAACACCCATTAAATCCGATGCTTTTTGGAATTGATATAAAAGATACCACCAAGCCCTATGTGAGATCGATTTACGTATATCCGTTAGGGGAAAATGCGGGTGTTAATAACTCCAACAAAAAACAAGCGCTAAGGCTCATACCTTTAAGTAATGGTGATTACACTACCGAAAACATTGAGGCTTTTGGTAAAATTGGCTTTGGTATTGAAACTAATGATCGACTGGATATGGCATCAAATTCTAATGGAGTTCATAATATTGAAACCTCAATTAATGGAACGAAAAATTTTGAAATCGATTTCAAAGAATTTTCATTTGACGAAACCCTTTTCATTAATCAGCTTATAGATTACAACCATTTTAACAATACAAAAAGACGCATTCAAAAATTATTTAGAGTTAATAATCCTTTGAGTTTATATAAAAATCCTGTTAACGATGGGTTTTTAAATATTGCTGATAGCACATCTTCTGTTTATAAAATTCATGTATCAGATTTTAAAAAAAATGTAACCACGGTTTTAATAAACATTAAAGGAACCAAAAGCGCCTCGGTTAAAACTGACCCTAAAAAAACAACGCCTTACCTTATAAGTGCTAATCAAAAAACAACCTTAAAAGCTGAAAACGTAACTGTAAACTTTGCTCCTGATACTTTTTATGAAGATTTTTACATCGATTTTGAAGTCTCTAACGATACTTTAAAACTTCATGAAGATGTTATTCCAACAAAGAAACCTTTTGAAATTAATTTTGATATCAATCCATATAAAGGAGAAGACAGAGATAAATTATTTATTGCAAAATTGATTGGTCGCAAAAATTATCCTGTGTACTGTACAACAACAAAAAAGGATCATAATTTGAGTACTAGTACCAAAGTTTTAGGAACTTATACTTTAGCCACAGACACCAAAAGCCCTACTATTTATGCGCCTAATTTTAACGATGGCCAATGGATTAGCAATTACCGCTACCTAACGGTTAAAATTGCAGATGATTTGTCGGGCATATCGAGTTACAGGGCCACCATTAACGGACAATGGATTTTAATGGAGTACGATTACAAAACAAAAACACTAACTTACGATTTTAACGATCACAACATTACAGATACAAAAAACATTTTAAAACTAATTGTTACAGATAATGTTGGAAATAGTTCTACTTTTGAATCTGTGTTTTATCGAAAATAA
- a CDS encoding cell division protein ZapA yields MSEKLKIKLSIGNRVYPLTIDPSQEEGLRKAAKNIDAMIKQFEQSYSVRDKQDVLAMCALQFASQVEQKSIDKEVVSEHLQEQLSALNDLLDTHLIS; encoded by the coding sequence ATGTCTGAAAAGCTTAAAATAAAACTATCCATAGGGAATAGAGTATATCCTTTAACAATTGACCCGAGTCAGGAAGAAGGTTTACGTAAAGCAGCAAAGAATATTGATGCCATGATTAAACAATTTGAGCAAAGTTATTCTGTTCGAGATAAACAAGATGTACTAGCCATGTGTGCTTTGCAATTTGCGTCTCAAGTAGAACAGAAATCAATTGATAAAGAAGTAGTAAGCGAACATCTACAAGAGCAATTAAGTGCTTTAAATGATTTGCTTGATACCCATTTAATATCATAA
- the fahA gene encoding fumarylacetoacetase, giving the protein MPLSANNPDRKSWLHVDKNSDFPIQNIPFGVFLTRDDIITIGTRIGDTAIDLGALHQLGYFDGIPLTDDIFLQDTLNDFIADGRKTWRAVRNRIAHIFDADNDTLKNNKSHKEIVLFRLDEIEMQLPVQIGDYTDFYSSKEHATNVANILGNTNNDLLANWLHIPVAYHGRSSSIVPSGINIHRPQGQTLPFGATEPVFGPSKSVDFELEMAFITTVANDLGEPIPVNEAEEYIFGLVLFNDWSARDIQKWEYIPLGPFLAKNFASSMSPWIVTLDALEPYRVESPKPIKPQLPYLQYKGKKSYDINLEVAIQPQGAKETVVCKSNFKHMYWNMSQQLAHHTVNGCPVNSGDLMGSGTVSGPTPESFGSMLELTWKGEKPIKMKDGTERKFINDNDTVIMRGYCEKDGTRIGFGEIITKLLPVYVKK; this is encoded by the coding sequence ATGCCATTATCAGCTAACAATCCAGATAGAAAATCGTGGTTACACGTCGATAAAAATTCTGATTTTCCAATACAGAATATTCCATTTGGCGTTTTTTTAACACGTGATGATATTATAACCATTGGAACTCGTATTGGAGATACCGCCATAGATTTAGGCGCATTACACCAATTGGGGTATTTTGATGGTATTCCCTTAACCGATGATATTTTTCTGCAAGACACCTTAAACGATTTTATTGCAGACGGCCGTAAAACATGGCGTGCCGTTAGAAATAGAATAGCTCATATTTTTGATGCTGATAACGACACCTTAAAAAACAACAAGAGCCACAAGGAGATTGTATTGTTTCGATTGGATGAAATTGAAATGCAATTACCGGTTCAAATTGGCGATTATACCGATTTTTACTCAAGTAAAGAACACGCTACCAATGTGGCAAATATTTTAGGCAACACAAATAACGACTTATTAGCAAACTGGCTTCACATACCAGTTGCTTATCACGGTAGAAGCTCGTCTATTGTGCCTTCTGGAATTAATATTCACAGACCACAAGGACAAACCCTGCCTTTTGGTGCAACCGAACCTGTTTTTGGTCCCAGCAAATCGGTAGATTTCGAATTAGAAATGGCCTTTATTACTACCGTTGCCAACGATTTGGGAGAACCTATACCAGTTAACGAAGCTGAAGAGTATATTTTTGGCTTGGTGTTGTTTAATGACTGGAGCGCACGCGATATTCAAAAATGGGAATACATACCTTTAGGTCCTTTTTTGGCTAAAAATTTTGCGTCTTCCATGTCGCCTTGGATCGTTACCTTAGATGCTCTGGAACCCTACCGTGTTGAGAGTCCGAAACCAATAAAACCACAATTACCGTATTTACAATATAAAGGTAAAAAGAGTTACGATATTAATTTAGAGGTGGCAATACAACCACAAGGTGCGAAAGAAACCGTTGTTTGCAAATCTAATTTTAAACATATGTACTGGAATATGTCGCAGCAACTAGCACATCATACTGTTAATGGTTGCCCTGTTAATTCTGGTGATTTAATGGGAAGTGGGACTGTTTCTGGGCCCACTCCAGAGTCTTTCGGGTCGATGTTAGAACTTACATGGAAAGGCGAAAAACCTATTAAAATGAAAGATGGCACCGAAAGAAAATTTATTAACGATAACGATACAGTTATCATGCGCGGTTACTGCGAAAAAGACGGGACGCGTATTGGTTTTGGTGAAATTATCACCAAACTACTTCCTGTTTATGTAAAAAAATAA